A single region of the Undibacterium piscinae genome encodes:
- a CDS encoding efflux RND transporter periplasmic adaptor subunit: protein MTSMIPNKSRSGCVLLLSPLLSLLLLAGCGKDDAAKKAEPAKEKPVASASAHTKEPGLQLSKEEIAAAGITIAPLQEQELHEQISVTATIQANQDKLARVAPRVAGRVTQVMANLGDKVKQGQALALVDSVEVGEAQSSYVQAVSEHALAKSGMERAEKLYADQIIPQKDYLRVRADFEKAKAVLRAAGEKRQILGIAGRQDSAGTSVFAVSAPFAGTVIEKKAVLGELAQSEKEMFSIADLSNVWIETNLYEKDVGKVKIGAEAQITTAAYASEIFKGKVTYISSSMDKESRTVKARVEVPNTDGRLKLEMFATAAIATLGTSKALLLPEQAVVLVQGQPTAFIQDADGFEARAVELGDKLQGQVILKSGIAPGEKVVTSGAYALKAKMLKSQISAD from the coding sequence ATGACATCTATGATCCCCAACAAATCGCGCAGTGGTTGCGTATTGCTCCTGTCCCCACTTTTATCTCTGTTATTGCTCGCAGGCTGCGGAAAAGACGACGCAGCCAAAAAGGCTGAACCAGCCAAAGAAAAACCTGTGGCCTCTGCTTCCGCCCATACCAAAGAACCTGGGCTACAGCTGTCTAAAGAAGAAATAGCGGCTGCAGGCATCACCATCGCCCCGTTGCAAGAACAGGAACTCCATGAACAGATCAGTGTAACGGCGACGATTCAGGCTAATCAAGATAAATTGGCCCGGGTCGCCCCCCGCGTTGCCGGCAGAGTGACGCAAGTCATGGCCAATCTGGGCGACAAGGTCAAGCAAGGCCAAGCGCTTGCTTTGGTCGATAGCGTTGAAGTGGGCGAAGCCCAATCGTCCTACGTGCAGGCGGTCTCCGAACATGCATTGGCAAAATCCGGCATGGAACGCGCTGAAAAACTGTATGCCGACCAAATCATTCCGCAGAAAGACTATTTGCGCGTGCGCGCCGATTTTGAGAAAGCCAAAGCGGTGTTGCGTGCAGCTGGCGAGAAACGGCAGATACTTGGCATCGCTGGCAGACAGGATTCAGCTGGCACCTCTGTCTTCGCGGTCTCGGCACCATTTGCCGGTACGGTCATAGAAAAGAAAGCGGTATTAGGTGAACTGGCGCAATCCGAGAAGGAAATGTTCAGTATCGCGGATTTATCCAACGTCTGGATCGAGACCAACTTGTACGAAAAAGATGTAGGCAAAGTCAAGATCGGCGCTGAGGCACAGATTACCACTGCCGCCTACGCAAGCGAGATCTTTAAAGGCAAGGTCACTTATATCAGCAGCTCCATGGATAAAGAGTCACGCACAGTCAAAGCACGCGTAGAGGTACCCAATACTGATGGCAGGCTCAAGCTGGAAATGTTTGCCACTGCGGCGATTGCCACGTTGGGAACCAGCAAGGCATTGCTCTTGCCTGAGCAAGCGGTGGTGCTGGTGCAGGGACAGCCTACGGCGTTTATCCAGGATGCAGACGGCTTTGAGGCACGCGCAGTCGAGCTAGGTGATAAATTGCAAGGCCAGGTCATTCTCAAGTCTGGCATAGCACCCGGTGAAAAGGTGGTGACCAGTGGTGCTTACGCCTTGAAAGCCAAGATGTTGAAATCGCAGATCAGCGCGGATTAA
- a CDS encoding TolC family protein: MRLLILPLSIAALLVTPAISLASDSTANTTVVSIPMSAVADTSSAVPLTLEQAWQLAEHGNARLRQVQAQLSTVQGELSDARSLLWNNPKLTGERVRREVPQTGMSAENRREWSTGIEQTFELAGQQSYRRKATEQQLQALDALIEDTRREIRAEVEQRFVQVLSLQERILTERQSLKIIEDTASSVKKRVAAGEDSRLDGNLASVEAVRASNQIGVLEEQLIQARTELVQTLQLPGNGLLRVVGTLSAPTPTYTLETLLSSATNRPLLRALDYREQAAKSRLALERATRYPDLTVGVTTGREGATSARERLTSLTVSLPLPLFRNNAGGIGRAATELSQAQIERETSARNTASSVTSLWQKLQSLTLRVNALQQSVLPALEENQRLSVKSLQSGEIGLFQLLVVNRQVLDGRRDLIDAQTEWRLTRLSLHLTAGWNEASTSR; encoded by the coding sequence ATGCGTCTTTTGATCTTGCCGCTCAGTATTGCGGCACTGCTGGTCACCCCTGCCATTTCTCTGGCAAGTGACAGCACAGCTAATACAACCGTAGTTTCCATCCCAATGAGCGCTGTCGCTGATACAAGCTCGGCGGTACCACTCACACTAGAGCAAGCCTGGCAGCTCGCTGAACATGGTAATGCCAGGTTGCGCCAAGTCCAGGCGCAACTTAGCACCGTACAAGGCGAACTGAGCGATGCCCGCTCGCTACTCTGGAACAATCCCAAGTTAACGGGAGAAAGAGTAAGACGTGAGGTGCCACAGACTGGCATGTCCGCAGAAAATAGGCGGGAATGGTCGACCGGTATTGAGCAAACCTTTGAACTCGCCGGGCAGCAAAGCTATCGCCGCAAAGCGACTGAGCAACAACTGCAGGCGCTCGATGCGTTAATCGAAGATACCCGTCGTGAGATCCGTGCCGAAGTTGAGCAACGTTTTGTCCAGGTGCTCTCGCTGCAAGAACGCATCTTGACCGAACGTCAGTCACTTAAAATCATCGAAGACACTGCCAGCTCGGTTAAAAAGCGCGTTGCCGCAGGTGAAGATAGCCGACTCGATGGTAACCTCGCCAGCGTGGAAGCCGTGCGAGCCAGCAACCAAATTGGCGTCCTGGAAGAGCAGTTAATCCAGGCGCGCACCGAACTGGTGCAGACCTTACAACTACCTGGCAATGGGCTACTTAGGGTCGTCGGCACGCTCAGCGCCCCAACACCGACCTATACGCTAGAAACATTATTATCGAGTGCGACAAACCGCCCCTTACTGCGTGCGCTTGATTACCGTGAACAGGCTGCAAAAAGTCGTCTCGCTCTGGAACGTGCAACACGTTACCCTGATCTAACGGTAGGTGTGACGACCGGCAGAGAGGGGGCGACCAGTGCCCGCGAACGACTGACCAGTTTAACAGTGTCGTTACCACTTCCCTTATTTCGCAATAATGCAGGAGGGATCGGACGTGCCGCAACAGAACTGAGTCAGGCGCAAATCGAGCGTGAAACTTCTGCGCGCAATACAGCCAGCAGTGTGACCTCACTCTGGCAAAAACTCCAAAGCCTGACGCTGCGGGTCAATGCATTGCAACAAAGCGTACTTCCCGCGCTGGAAGAAAATCAACGTTTATCGGTCAAGTCTTTGCAGTCCGGCGAAATCGGCTTATTTCAATTGCTGGTGGTAAATCGCCAGGTGCTTGATGGCAGACGCGACTTGATTGATGCGCAAACCGAGTGGCGACTGACTCGTCTCTCTTTGCATCTGACTGCAGGTTGGAATGAAGCCTCGACGTCCCGATGA
- a CDS encoding heavy metal translocating P-type ATPase, translating to MTTPHKDQAKHACCDHKQVESTQSIAAYVASALNEVCVLTLRIDKMDCPTEESLIRNKLEKMEGVSSLDFNLLKRRLTVHHTLADASTIVAAVAALDMSPVVEQAAPTADGTSTVMYTIQNMDCPTEEALIRNKLSKMPGIQKLDFNLMQRKLTVTHTLGKADVIQQALIAIDMQAVPVEAVPGQSLSSNAAPSLNSAKKWWLLASGAIAAILAEVIAWNTGSDKSWPVIAFSLFAIAVSGTSTYKKGWIALKNFNLNINALMTIAVSGAVIIGQWPEAAMVMVLFTLSETIEAMSLDRARNAIRGLMAMTPEKASVLQDDGSWKDIEATSIVIGAIARVAPGERIPLDGELTKGQSSINQAPITGESIPVAKAVGDKVFAGTVNETGSFEYKVTAIQTNSTLSRIIHAVEEAQGSRAPTQRFVDSFAKIYTPIVFLLALGVMLVPPLVLGLPWMVWIYKALVLLVIACPCALVVSTPVTVVSGLAAAAKAGILIKGGVYLEEGRKLKSIALDKTGTITQGKPVVTELVALNGEKSKSLHLAASLAGRSDHPVSGALSTYWKTQPATDGLLEVSDFEALTGRGVKGKINGQWYYLGNHRLIEELKICTPETETALNRLEADGKTVVIISDDKTPLLLVAVADTVRESSRQAILELHELGIRTVMLTGDNELTAKAIANSVGIDDARGNLLPEDKLAVINDELSKHGTVGMVGDGINDAPALAKSSIGFAMGAAGTDTALETADVALMDDDLRKIPQFIRLSQRAAAILKQNIALALGIKLIFLVMAVIGIATLWMAVFADMGASLLVVFNGLRLVGKLK from the coding sequence ATGACGACACCACACAAAGACCAGGCTAAGCATGCTTGTTGTGATCATAAGCAGGTAGAATCCACACAAAGCATCGCTGCGTATGTTGCGTCGGCTTTAAATGAAGTTTGCGTCTTGACTCTTCGTATCGATAAAATGGATTGTCCAACCGAAGAATCACTGATTCGCAATAAGCTTGAAAAGATGGAAGGAGTCAGCAGTCTCGACTTCAATTTATTGAAGCGACGCTTAACCGTGCACCATACCCTCGCTGATGCCTCCACTATTGTCGCTGCAGTCGCGGCATTGGACATGTCTCCCGTAGTCGAGCAAGCGGCGCCAACGGCAGACGGTACGTCAACTGTCATGTACACCATACAAAACATGGATTGTCCGACCGAAGAAGCGCTCATCCGCAACAAATTATCCAAGATGCCAGGTATCCAAAAATTGGATTTTAACTTAATGCAACGCAAACTCACGGTCACGCATACGCTAGGCAAGGCCGATGTTATTCAACAAGCCTTGATCGCCATTGATATGCAAGCGGTTCCCGTTGAGGCCGTACCTGGACAGTCGCTATCGTCAAACGCAGCTCCCTCGTTGAACTCCGCAAAAAAATGGTGGCTATTAGCGTCGGGGGCAATTGCCGCCATACTCGCTGAAGTCATTGCCTGGAACACCGGCTCAGACAAATCCTGGCCAGTCATAGCATTCTCGCTTTTTGCCATTGCGGTGAGCGGTACCAGCACCTACAAAAAGGGCTGGATCGCGCTCAAAAATTTCAATCTCAACATCAATGCCTTGATGACGATCGCAGTGAGTGGCGCCGTGATCATCGGGCAATGGCCGGAAGCGGCCATGGTGATGGTGTTATTTACTTTGTCGGAGACGATAGAGGCGATGAGCTTGGATCGCGCCCGCAATGCGATTCGCGGACTAATGGCGATGACGCCCGAAAAAGCCAGTGTGTTGCAAGACGATGGTAGCTGGAAAGATATCGAAGCAACTTCCATTGTTATAGGTGCTATCGCACGCGTAGCGCCAGGTGAACGCATCCCCTTAGATGGCGAACTCACCAAAGGACAATCGTCGATTAATCAGGCGCCGATTACAGGCGAGAGTATCCCTGTCGCCAAAGCAGTAGGCGATAAAGTATTCGCCGGTACTGTCAATGAGACTGGCTCATTTGAATACAAGGTGACAGCAATACAAACCAACTCAACCTTGTCGCGCATCATCCATGCGGTTGAAGAAGCTCAAGGAAGCCGCGCGCCTACCCAGCGTTTCGTCGATAGTTTCGCAAAAATTTACACCCCCATCGTATTTCTGTTGGCCTTAGGCGTCATGCTCGTCCCACCGCTTGTATTAGGACTTCCCTGGATGGTATGGATTTACAAAGCATTAGTCTTATTGGTGATCGCCTGTCCCTGCGCACTGGTGGTATCAACTCCGGTGACCGTGGTGAGTGGCTTAGCGGCTGCTGCCAAGGCCGGTATTTTGATTAAGGGTGGCGTCTATCTGGAAGAAGGCCGTAAGCTAAAATCCATTGCCTTAGATAAAACTGGAACGATTACTCAAGGTAAGCCTGTCGTGACCGAATTGGTTGCACTGAATGGCGAGAAAAGTAAAAGCTTGCACCTTGCAGCAAGTCTGGCCGGACGATCGGATCATCCGGTATCGGGTGCACTCAGCACGTACTGGAAAACGCAGCCAGCCACCGACGGTCTATTAGAAGTGAGCGATTTTGAAGCACTTACTGGACGAGGTGTCAAAGGTAAAATCAATGGGCAATGGTATTACTTGGGTAACCATCGTCTGATTGAAGAATTAAAAATCTGCACCCCAGAAACAGAAACGGCCTTAAATCGACTCGAAGCGGATGGTAAAACCGTCGTCATTATCAGCGATGACAAGACGCCTTTATTACTCGTGGCTGTCGCCGATACCGTAAGGGAAAGCAGTCGCCAAGCCATCTTGGAATTGCATGAGCTCGGTATCCGAACCGTTATGCTGACCGGCGACAATGAGCTCACCGCCAAGGCGATCGCTAACAGCGTCGGTATCGACGATGCCAGGGGCAATTTACTGCCAGAAGATAAATTGGCGGTCATTAACGATGAACTCAGCAAACACGGCACAGTCGGCATGGTGGGTGACGGCATTAATGACGCGCCAGCACTGGCAAAATCGAGTATAGGATTTGCGATGGGCGCAGCTGGTACAGACACTGCGCTAGAAACTGCCGACGTCGCTTTGATGGATGACGATTTGCGTAAAATTCCGCAGTTCATTCGTCTGAGTCAACGTGCAGCAGCTATCTTGAAACAAAATATTGCCCTGGCCTTGGGCATCAAACTGATATTCTTGGTCATGGCAGTGATAGGTATCGCCACACTGTGGATGGCAGTATTCGCCGATATGGGTGCAAGTTTGCTTGTGGTATTTAATGGTTTGCGCCTAGTAGGTAAATTGAAATGA
- the cadR gene encoding Cd(II)/Pb(II)-responsive transcriptional regulator, producing the protein MELKIGELAKRSGCLVETIRFYEKEGLLPQTVRSRGNFRLYGEGHAERLQFIRHCRSLDMTLDEIRDLLKFRDAPQDNCSEVNLLLDKHIGHVADRIKELKALEKQLKNLRSLCQTSEAGKDCGILQNLATTEGFEATNLGSHGGGCH; encoded by the coding sequence ATGGAACTGAAAATTGGTGAACTGGCAAAACGTTCAGGCTGTTTGGTAGAAACTATCCGTTTCTATGAAAAAGAAGGTTTATTGCCGCAGACTGTACGTTCGCGTGGTAATTTTAGGTTGTATGGCGAAGGGCACGCAGAACGTTTGCAATTCATCCGGCATTGTCGTTCACTTGATATGACCTTGGATGAAATACGCGATTTATTGAAATTCAGGGACGCACCGCAAGACAATTGCTCTGAAGTGAATCTCTTGCTAGACAAGCATATCGGTCATGTCGCCGATCGCATTAAAGAGCTCAAGGCGTTAGAAAAACAATTAAAAAACTTACGCAGCCTTTGTCAGACGTCCGAGGCTGGCAAAGACTGTGGGATATTGCAAAATCTGGCGACAACAGAAGGATTCGAGGCAACAAATCTCGGTAGCCATGGCGGCGGCTGCCATTAA
- a CDS encoding c-type cytochrome — translation MSILRTLFFILLGFLYAASPVAAQTMQQQDKTKQIWQLLDYLAVDYGAAVKEGKVVSHAEYGEMQEFALSAERQLAELPADAAQQNLLQQAARLRSLIADKSVATSVSTQARELAGALLAAYPVPMSPSRAPDLALGAQLFQAQCANCHGGLGRGDGPLAASLNPPPIALSGHDRAKERSLFSLQQIISQGVKGTAMPSFAQLTDDERWAIAFFAAGLPYTDTDREAGKKLWKDNPSLHAILPSLNILSQTSETALSKNLPPDQAYQLMAYLKSNAQILEQEKSDSVVLSKSRLKESLAALDNGNIPEASRLAISAYLDGFEPAEPALKVKNIKLFNDVEKTMGDFRAAVTAGRANEARAIEQQLTSQLSQVQTVLQSGSSDPISTLVSALTILLREGIEALLVVVAMVAFLKRAERQDVLPYVHAGWIAALAAGGLTWIAATYLVTFSGASREMTAGYSSLFAAVVLLSVGIWMHQKSLAGRWQQYVKEKLSSALNKRSAMMLFLLSFVTVYREVFETVLFYAALWGDGNGGYLLAGLLVGIVILAVIAAVLLRTSARLPISEFFAVSSALVAILAFVLVGKGITALQEAGVINVTPIPVPRIDFLGIYPSMQSIASQVAILAIIVVSFMLNQRLGTKRIG, via the coding sequence ATGTCCATTCTACGAACTCTCTTTTTTATCCTGTTGGGTTTCCTGTACGCAGCCTCGCCCGTAGCGGCGCAAACCATGCAACAACAAGACAAGACCAAGCAAATCTGGCAATTACTGGACTATTTGGCGGTCGATTATGGTGCAGCCGTCAAAGAGGGCAAAGTCGTCAGTCATGCTGAGTATGGCGAAATGCAGGAATTTGCTTTGTCGGCAGAACGACAACTTGCAGAACTGCCAGCCGACGCAGCGCAACAGAATTTATTGCAGCAAGCGGCTCGGTTACGCAGCTTGATTGCAGATAAATCTGTGGCAACGTCGGTTTCTACACAGGCCCGTGAATTAGCAGGGGCTCTATTGGCGGCTTACCCGGTTCCAATGTCTCCATCCAGAGCACCTGATTTGGCATTGGGTGCACAGTTGTTCCAGGCACAATGTGCAAACTGCCACGGTGGCCTGGGGCGTGGCGATGGTCCGTTGGCAGCGAGTCTGAATCCACCGCCGATCGCGTTATCGGGGCATGATAGAGCCAAGGAAAGAAGTCTATTTTCTTTGCAACAGATCATATCCCAAGGTGTGAAAGGGACTGCCATGCCATCTTTTGCACAACTCACTGACGATGAACGCTGGGCTATTGCTTTCTTCGCAGCAGGTCTTCCCTACACCGATACCGACCGTGAGGCCGGCAAAAAGTTATGGAAAGACAATCCATCTTTACACGCCATTCTGCCGTCCCTTAATATCTTGAGTCAAACCTCTGAAACAGCATTATCGAAGAATTTGCCACCTGATCAGGCTTATCAGCTGATGGCGTATTTGAAGAGTAATGCACAAATCCTGGAGCAAGAAAAATCGGATTCAGTCGTGTTGTCGAAATCGCGCTTAAAGGAGAGTTTGGCGGCATTGGATAATGGAAATATTCCTGAAGCTTCCCGTTTGGCAATCTCCGCCTATCTGGATGGTTTTGAACCGGCTGAACCGGCACTAAAAGTCAAAAATATAAAGCTGTTCAACGATGTTGAAAAGACCATGGGCGATTTTCGTGCTGCGGTGACAGCGGGTAGAGCCAACGAAGCTCGTGCGATTGAACAGCAACTGACATCACAATTGAGCCAAGTGCAAACAGTCTTGCAATCGGGTAGCAGCGATCCGATCAGCACCTTGGTCAGCGCCTTAACCATATTGCTCCGCGAAGGGATTGAAGCCTTACTGGTAGTGGTGGCGATGGTTGCTTTCCTGAAAAGAGCTGAGCGTCAAGACGTGCTGCCATATGTGCATGCGGGCTGGATCGCTGCTTTGGCTGCTGGTGGGCTAACTTGGATCGCGGCGACCTATCTGGTCACGTTTAGCGGCGCAAGCCGGGAAATGACAGCAGGATATTCTTCCTTATTTGCTGCCGTAGTGTTACTCAGTGTTGGTATCTGGATGCATCAGAAGAGTCTAGCAGGTCGTTGGCAACAGTACGTTAAAGAGAAATTGTCTTCTGCATTGAACAAGCGCTCTGCCATGATGTTGTTTTTGCTTTCATTTGTCACAGTGTACCGAGAAGTGTTTGAAACCGTACTGTTTTATGCTGCCCTATGGGGCGACGGTAACGGTGGCTATTTGTTGGCAGGGTTATTGGTGGGAATCGTCATTCTGGCAGTGATTGCTGCGGTATTACTCAGAACTTCGGCCAGACTTCCAATCAGTGAATTCTTCGCTGTCAGTTCAGCATTGGTTGCCATATTGGCGTTTGTCTTAGTCGGCAAAGGTATTACTGCATTACAGGAGGCTGGCGTGATCAACGTGACACCGATTCCGGTGCCACGCATCGACTTTCTCGGCATTTATCCGTCGATGCAAAGCATCGCATCGCAAGTTGCAATACTGGCTATCATTGTCGTCAGTTTTATGTTGAATCAACGTCTTGGTACAAAGCGTATAGGATAA
- a CDS encoding undecaprenyl-diphosphatase, with translation MTNACSAGLDIGFASLTYIQVGILGIIQGITELLPISSTAHMRVVPALLGWRDPGSAFSAAMQLAALAAVMSYFWRDVVAVSSGSVAAIGRRDFNDRWFRLAIAIIIATIPICLVGVALSSVLNSCASPLRSLLVIGVASLTMAILLLVAEVTCRHQRTVEQARFKDALLIGIAQIGALIPGVSRSGATLTAAMTLNFRREEAARLSFLLGLPAIALAGLKELWVLYHAHISAEAWSLLAFGLLVASVSAFVAIWGLMRFLERFSAWPFIVYRAALGVFLIGAVLTGFLH, from the coding sequence TTGACAAATGCTTGCAGCGCCGGTCTGGATATCGGTTTCGCCTCATTGACTTACATACAGGTTGGTATTCTAGGAATCATCCAAGGTATCACTGAGCTGCTGCCTATTTCGTCTACTGCACATATGCGGGTCGTGCCAGCACTTTTGGGATGGCGCGATCCTGGCTCGGCATTTTCTGCCGCGATGCAGCTTGCCGCTCTGGCGGCAGTCATGAGTTATTTTTGGCGCGATGTCGTTGCAGTAAGCTCAGGCAGCGTAGCCGCAATTGGGCGTAGAGACTTCAACGACAGGTGGTTTCGTTTAGCGATAGCGATCATCATTGCGACGATTCCAATCTGCCTTGTAGGCGTTGCTCTTTCCTCAGTATTAAATTCGTGCGCTTCCCCTTTGCGCAGTTTACTGGTGATCGGTGTTGCTTCATTGACGATGGCAATTCTCTTGCTTGTAGCAGAAGTCACTTGTAGACATCAGCGAACTGTCGAGCAGGCCCGATTCAAGGACGCTCTACTCATCGGCATCGCCCAAATTGGCGCATTGATTCCTGGAGTATCGCGCTCGGGAGCAACGCTCACCGCCGCAATGACGCTCAATTTTAGGCGAGAAGAAGCTGCTAGGCTGTCATTCCTGTTGGGCTTACCTGCGATCGCATTGGCTGGATTAAAAGAATTGTGGGTGCTTTACCATGCGCATATTTCTGCCGAGGCATGGTCCTTGCTCGCGTTTGGCTTGCTGGTGGCGAGTGTATCGGCTTTCGTCGCTATCTGGGGATTGATGCGATTCCTGGAGCGTTTTTCGGCTTGGCCATTTATTGTTTACCGCGCTGCACTTGGTGTGTTCCTGATCGGCGCTGTACTAACTGGTTTTTTGCATTAG
- a CDS encoding helix-turn-helix transcriptional regulator encodes METKKVLSALAALAQESRLAVFRLLVQVGPEGLAASKIGEQLGIPPSSLSFHLKELSHADLVIARQDGRFVIYSADIVTMNSVLGFLTDNCCGGNPCTPVQIQQCMPVGTLAK; translated from the coding sequence ATGGAAACCAAAAAAGTCCTCTCCGCGCTCGCCGCCTTGGCGCAAGAATCTCGCCTCGCCGTCTTTCGCCTATTGGTACAAGTCGGGCCGGAAGGCTTGGCGGCCAGCAAAATAGGCGAACAACTGGGTATACCGCCGTCTTCCTTGTCCTTTCATCTTAAAGAGTTGTCGCATGCCGATCTAGTGATTGCTAGACAGGACGGTCGCTTTGTCATCTATTCCGCCGATATCGTGACCATGAACTCGGTACTGGGCTTTTTAACCGACAACTGTTGCGGCGGCAATCCGTGCACGCCTGTGCAGATACAGCAATGTATGCCAGTCGGCACTCTCGCCAAATAA
- a CDS encoding arsenate reductase ArsC, translating into MNVLFLCTGNSCRSILGEATFNHLAPAGWRAMSAGSKPTGEVHPRSLALLAREGIATEGYYSKSWDNLPATPDIVITVCASAAGETCPAYLGPVLRTHWGVEDPAHVTGTDAEIDAAFMTAYRILRTRIEAFLALPLDQLQNDMTQLKAELDRVGQLMP; encoded by the coding sequence ATGAACGTTTTATTTCTTTGCACCGGTAACTCTTGCCGCTCGATCTTGGGCGAAGCCACCTTTAATCATCTGGCGCCTGCAGGCTGGAGAGCGATGAGTGCGGGCAGTAAACCGACGGGTGAAGTGCACCCACGCTCGCTTGCCTTGTTGGCACGTGAAGGCATCGCTACCGAAGGTTACTACAGCAAATCATGGGACAACCTACCTGCCACACCGGACATCGTGATTACCGTTTGTGCCAGTGCCGCAGGGGAAACTTGTCCCGCCTACCTGGGACCGGTATTGCGCACTCATTGGGGAGTGGAAGATCCAGCACACGTGACTGGTACCGATGCGGAAATCGATGCGGCGTTCATGACTGCGTATCGCATCTTACGCACACGGATTGAAGCCTTTCTGGCACTGCCACTGGACCAGCTACAAAACGACATGACGCAACTAAAAGCGGAACTTGATCGTGTCGGTCAATTGATGCCCTAA
- a CDS encoding arsenate reductase ArsC, translated as MNDKVYNVLFLCTGNSARSIMAEAMLNVAGKGRFKAYSAGSHPTGIVHPFAIEQIQHIGYPSTDLRSKSWDEFAPDYAPHMDFVITVCDKAAGEICPFWPGQPVTAHWGFQDPAEVQGSEEERHHAFARICREIKTRLDIFLCLPMEKLERLALKLELDKIGMLKP; from the coding sequence ATGAACGACAAAGTGTATAACGTGCTGTTTTTATGTACGGGCAATTCGGCTCGCAGCATCATGGCAGAGGCGATGTTAAACGTCGCTGGCAAAGGCCGCTTCAAAGCCTATAGCGCGGGCAGCCATCCTACGGGTATCGTGCATCCATTCGCGATTGAACAAATCCAGCATATTGGCTATCCTTCCACGGATCTACGAAGCAAAAGCTGGGACGAGTTTGCGCCAGACTATGCGCCCCATATGGACTTTGTCATTACCGTTTGCGATAAGGCTGCAGGTGAAATCTGCCCATTCTGGCCAGGGCAGCCGGTCACCGCACACTGGGGCTTTCAAGATCCCGCTGAAGTGCAAGGCAGTGAAGAAGAAAGACACCATGCGTTTGCGCGCATTTGCCGCGAAATCAAGACCAGGCTGGATATTTTTTTGTGTCTGCCGATGGAGAAACTGGAGCGTCTGGCGTTAAAGCTGGAACTCGACAAAATAGGGATGCTTAAGCCATGA
- a CDS encoding aquaporin family protein: protein MTIARRLVSEGLGTAFLLAVVVGSGIMAERLAGGNVALALLANAIATGAGLIALILMFGTISGAHFNPVVTLSEAWQKNMPGAEVLPYILVQILGAFAGVAAAHVMFQDPVFFASEHIRTGTSQWWSEFVATFGLIAVIIGCSRSRPAVTPFAVAAYITAAYWFTSSTSFANPAVTLARAATNTFAGIRPIDAPGFIIAQLLGAAMATLIFCWLYPAPPKDATVGGTVAPSDFAPH, encoded by the coding sequence ATGACCATTGCACGACGTTTAGTTTCCGAAGGACTAGGTACCGCCTTTTTGCTGGCGGTGGTAGTAGGTTCCGGCATCATGGCCGAGCGGCTGGCCGGTGGCAACGTGGCGCTCGCTTTATTGGCCAATGCGATTGCGACCGGCGCCGGTTTGATTGCCTTGATCCTGATGTTTGGCACCATATCCGGTGCACACTTTAATCCTGTCGTCACACTATCTGAAGCCTGGCAAAAGAATATGCCCGGCGCGGAAGTGCTACCTTATATTCTGGTGCAGATTCTCGGCGCGTTCGCTGGTGTGGCAGCTGCCCATGTGATGTTTCAAGATCCGGTCTTTTTTGCATCCGAGCATATCCGTACTGGCACGTCGCAATGGTGGAGCGAGTTCGTTGCCACCTTTGGTTTGATTGCCGTGATCATAGGATGTTCACGTAGCCGTCCGGCGGTCACTCCGTTTGCAGTAGCGGCGTATATTACGGCAGCGTATTGGTTTACCTCATCAACCTCATTTGCCAATCCAGCTGTAACGCTGGCGCGTGCAGCCACCAATACCTTCGCGGGCATTCGTCCCATCGATGCACCAGGCTTCATCATCGCCCAGTTGCTGGGTGCTGCTATGGCAACGCTAATCTTTTGCTGGTTGTATCCTGCACCACCGAAAGACGCCACTGTTGGCGGAACTGTGGCTCCCAGTGATTTTGCACCTCATTAA